Proteins found in one Bordetella genomosp. 9 genomic segment:
- a CDS encoding uroporphyrinogen-III synthase: MQASETRIAILTRPPGRNESLAARLENAGWQVRTWPALDIEPVPSGAAGIPLPRDFDLAVFVSGNAAAQYLDQLRALGWGAWPASCVIGAVGPATAARLRDSGSLDGSCTIVHPAVDAPRHDSEALWDLLAARGPIPRRVLLVRGTAGRDWLAEQLRGHGADVHAHAVYRRVPVRWDAEALAQLRRWTAAGCHPAWLLTSGATVEAVRANVDQGASPEWWQACRFVLTHPRLVELLGLPPARAASSVRLCAPADDAIFNAFVSG; the protein is encoded by the coding sequence GTGCAGGCCAGCGAAACGCGGATTGCCATCCTGACGCGTCCTCCGGGTCGTAACGAAAGCCTGGCGGCACGTCTGGAAAACGCCGGGTGGCAGGTGCGCACCTGGCCGGCGCTGGACATAGAGCCAGTGCCGTCCGGGGCGGCCGGCATCCCGCTGCCGCGCGACTTCGACCTGGCGGTGTTCGTCAGTGGCAACGCGGCCGCTCAATACCTGGATCAATTGCGCGCGCTGGGTTGGGGCGCCTGGCCTGCATCGTGCGTCATAGGCGCCGTCGGTCCCGCCACCGCCGCGCGCCTGCGCGACTCCGGCAGTCTGGATGGCTCATGCACCATCGTGCACCCGGCGGTGGACGCGCCGCGCCACGATTCCGAAGCGTTGTGGGATCTGCTGGCCGCGCGCGGGCCCATCCCGCGCCGGGTGCTGTTGGTACGCGGTACGGCAGGGCGTGACTGGCTGGCCGAACAGCTGCGCGGCCATGGCGCCGACGTCCATGCCCACGCCGTCTACCGGCGCGTGCCTGTGCGCTGGGATGCCGAGGCGCTCGCGCAACTGCGGCGCTGGACGGCCGCCGGCTGCCATCCCGCCTGGCTGTTGACCAGCGGCGCCACCGTCGAAGCCGTGCGCGCGAATGTCGACCAGGGCGCGTCGCCGGAATGGTGGCAGGCCTGCCGGTTCGTTTTGACTCATCCGCGCCTGGTTGAGCTGCTGGGCCTGCCGCCGGCACGGGCGGCTTCGTCGGTCCGCTTGTGCGCGCCGGCGGATGATGCCATCTTTAATGCTTTTGTTTCCGGTTGA
- a CDS encoding TerC family protein, whose product MELTQAAFWLALLQIIWVNILLSGDNAVVIALAARSLPPAQQKKAIVIGSAAAIIMRIVLTLVAAKLLLLPWLKLIGAVLLVYIGVSLLKPEEEDDGSAKSHGNLLSAIRTIMIADLVMSLDNVVAVAAAAMGDTTLLVVGLAISIPLVIFGSTLLLKVIERFPVIVWVGAALLGFIAGELLVGDPALHDSVLRLDAALGTTEHNLALMAGACGAILVLILGKVMAARHNPDKNLNRPEQI is encoded by the coding sequence ATGGAATTAACACAAGCCGCTTTCTGGCTCGCGCTTCTGCAAATCATCTGGGTCAATATTCTGCTGTCCGGCGATAACGCCGTGGTGATCGCGCTGGCGGCCCGTTCGCTCCCGCCCGCCCAGCAGAAAAAAGCCATCGTCATCGGTTCCGCCGCGGCGATCATCATGCGTATCGTGTTGACGTTGGTGGCCGCCAAGCTGCTGCTGTTGCCGTGGCTGAAGCTGATCGGCGCCGTGCTCCTGGTGTACATCGGCGTGTCGCTGCTGAAGCCGGAGGAAGAAGACGATGGCTCGGCCAAGTCGCATGGCAACCTGCTTTCCGCCATCCGTACCATCATGATCGCCGACCTGGTGATGAGCCTGGACAACGTGGTCGCGGTCGCCGCGGCGGCGATGGGCGACACCACGCTGCTGGTCGTCGGCCTTGCCATCAGCATCCCGCTGGTCATCTTCGGCAGCACGCTGCTCCTGAAGGTGATCGAGCGCTTCCCCGTGATCGTCTGGGTGGGGGCGGCCTTGCTGGGCTTCATCGCCGGGGAATTGCTGGTGGGCGATCCCGCGCTGCACGATTCGGTGCTGCGCCTGGATGCCGCGCTGGGGACGACCGAACATAATCTCGCCTTGATGGCCGGGGCCTGCGGCGCGATCCTGGTACTCATCCTTGGCAAGGTGATGGCGGCACGCCATAATCCTGACAAAAATCTTAATCGTCCGGAGCAAATCTGA
- the hemC gene encoding hydroxymethylbilane synthase, with the protein MSQPSRLIIATRASRLAIWQAEHVRGRLSSLYPTCSVELLELTTRGDQILDRTLSKVGGKGLFVKELENALLDGRADLAVHSLKDVPIDLQPPFELCTVLERGDPRDALVSNRYASLAELPDGAVVGTSSLRRESLIRERHPNLVVQPLRGNLDTRLAKLDAGGYDAIVLAAAGLERLGLAGRIRALLDVEESLPAAGQGALGIEIHQDRKDLRDWLAPLACARTTACALAERAVSRVLGGSCQVPLAAYATVDGDTLHLRAMVSSVDGRRMVRAEASGPVAQAEDIGSSAARELLDQGADAILAELSAPG; encoded by the coding sequence GTGTCGCAACCCAGTCGTTTGATCATCGCCACCCGGGCAAGCCGGTTGGCGATCTGGCAGGCCGAGCATGTGCGCGGCCGCCTTTCCTCGTTGTACCCGACGTGTTCGGTGGAGCTTCTGGAGCTGACCACTCGGGGCGACCAGATCCTTGACCGCACGCTGTCCAAGGTGGGCGGCAAGGGCTTGTTCGTCAAAGAGCTGGAAAACGCGCTGCTGGACGGCCGCGCGGACCTGGCGGTGCACTCCCTGAAGGACGTGCCCATCGACCTCCAGCCGCCATTCGAACTTTGTACGGTGCTCGAACGAGGCGATCCCCGCGATGCCCTGGTGTCCAACCGCTATGCCTCGCTGGCCGAATTGCCGGACGGCGCGGTGGTGGGAACGTCCAGCCTGCGGCGCGAATCGCTGATCCGCGAACGTCATCCGAATCTCGTCGTGCAGCCCTTGCGCGGCAATCTGGATACGCGCCTGGCCAAGCTGGATGCCGGCGGCTATGACGCCATCGTCCTGGCCGCGGCCGGTCTCGAGCGCCTGGGCCTGGCGGGCCGCATACGCGCCCTGCTGGATGTGGAAGAAAGCCTGCCGGCCGCCGGGCAGGGGGCCTTGGGCATCGAAATCCATCAGGACCGCAAGGACCTGCGGGACTGGCTGGCGCCGTTGGCGTGCGCCAGAACCACGGCGTGCGCGCTCGCCGAAAGGGCGGTTTCGCGGGTCTTGGGCGGCTCCTGCCAGGTGCCGCTGGCCGCCTACGCCACGGTCGACGGCGACACCCTGCATCTGCGCGCGATGGTGTCCTCGGTCGACGGGCGGCGCATGGTGCGTGCCGAAGCGTCGGGGCCGGTCGCCCAGGCTGAAGACATCGGTTCCTCGGCGGCCCGCGAACTGCTGGACCAAGGCGCCGACGCCATCCTGGCCGAACTGTCGGCACCCGGCTGA
- a CDS encoding TerC family protein, translated as MLEFFQTLSWAAVFQIILIDILLGGDNAVVIALACRNLAPKQRMQGILWGTAGAILLRVVLIAFALTLLNIPFLKVVGGALLVWIGVKLLMPEDGSHDKIKGGGSIVAAIKTIIVADFVMSLDNVIAIAGAAQNADPGHQIGLVVFGLLVSVPIIIWGSTLVLKLIDRYPVVVMFGAGLLGWIAGGMIVTDVVVEGQFGPQPAMVKLGAEIIGALLVVLLGRWLASRKVVSKESLHESA; from the coding sequence GTGCTTGAATTCTTCCAGACGCTCAGTTGGGCGGCCGTTTTCCAGATCATCCTGATCGACATCTTGCTGGGCGGGGACAATGCTGTCGTCATCGCCCTGGCGTGCCGGAACCTGGCGCCCAAGCAACGGATGCAGGGCATCCTGTGGGGCACCGCCGGCGCCATCCTCTTGCGCGTGGTGCTGATCGCCTTCGCGCTCACCCTGCTGAATATTCCCTTCCTGAAGGTGGTCGGGGGCGCACTGCTGGTGTGGATCGGCGTCAAGCTGCTGATGCCGGAAGACGGCTCACACGACAAGATCAAGGGTGGGGGGTCGATCGTGGCGGCCATCAAGACCATCATCGTGGCGGACTTCGTCATGAGCCTGGACAACGTCATCGCGATCGCCGGCGCGGCCCAGAATGCGGATCCGGGCCATCAGATCGGCCTGGTCGTGTTCGGCTTGCTGGTCAGCGTGCCCATCATCATCTGGGGCTCGACCCTGGTGCTGAAGCTGATCGACCGCTATCCGGTCGTCGTCATGTTCGGCGCGGGCCTGCTGGGCTGGATCGCCGGCGGCATGATCGTCACCGACGTAGTTGTCGAAGGTCAATTCGGGCCGCAACCGGCTATGGTTAAATTGGGCGCTGAAATCATCGGCGCGCTGCTCGTCGTTCTCTTGGGACGGTGGCTGGCAAGCCGCAAAGTCGTCTCCAAGGAATCCTTGCATGAGTCTGCGTAA